Proteins from a genomic interval of Zingiber officinale cultivar Zhangliang chromosome 2A, Zo_v1.1, whole genome shotgun sequence:
- the LOC122043821 gene encoding rapid alkalinization factor-like, with protein MGSNSRSAAFFYFFLLFLFASLPCWKPASAAASPKRWAAASNETEGGGRRCSSVEEDLEEFQFDSEINRRLLAGSGSSDVAHAALNANKAACSTNGGKAYQCGAGSGNKPPPRSCGHNLYRCPHK; from the coding sequence ATGGGGAGCAACAGCAGATCAGCGGCCTTCTTttatttcttcctcctctttcttttTGCGTCACTACCATGCTGGAAACCGGCCTCCGCCGCCGCTTCTCCCAAGCGATGGGCGGCGGCCAGCAACGAGACAGAGGGCGGTGGTCGCCGATGCAGCTCAGTGGAGGAGGACTTGGAGGAGTTTCAATTCGATTCAGAGATCAACAGAAGACTCCTCGCCGGAAGTGGCTCCTCCGATGTCGCTCATGCAGCTCTAAATGCAAATAAGGCGGCCTGTAGTACTAACGGTGGCAAAGCGTACCAGTGTGGTGCGGGCTCCGGCAATAAACCACCCCCGCGGTCCTGCGGTCACAATTTGTACCGTTGTCCTCACAAATGA